Sequence from the Myxococcales bacterium genome:
ACCGGCCTCCTTAAACTCTGCGATCTCTCGATCGACACGCGCACGCGTCGACGGGTCGTCGAAGCACGAGCGGAACTCTGCCGGCGGCAACGAAAGCTTCGTCGCCAGCTTCTCGCAGCCCTCGCGCGTGAGGTCGTCGGGCGGCGTGCTGAAGAGGGCTTCGGCCATCTCGGCTCCCTTGCCGAGCTTCTCACCGCAACACGCCGCGAGCGCCGCGTCCATGGAACGGGGATGGATGCGCGTGAGGGGCACTTGTTTGCGAATCACCCGCACGCGTCCCTTGTGGCGCTCCAGAACCGGCGCAAACCCCTCGTGGGTCATGCGGCAAAACGGGCACTCGAAGTCGACGAAGTCGATGACGGTGACGACACCCGGCGGCGCGCTGGCGATCTCCCGTTTGACCAGCTCCGGCACGGGGCCTTGCGCCTCCGGCGGCGGCAGCGGTCGCGTGAAGCCAACGCCCATGGGGATCGCGGCAGCGAGGACGAAGGAGCCACCCAGCGTCGGCACGGCGAAGCGGAACGTCGCGTCGACCCCGAGGCGGTAACGAAAGACGCTCCCCACGAGAAGCACGAGGCAGCCGATGTCCGCGACGAGGCAATAGCGACAGAAGACCGAGAGCCGCAGCTGCACCGCGAGGAGGAACGTCGCGACCACGGCGCCGAGCGCCGCGAGCGCGAGCTGGACGAGGCGCGCCCGCGGTCCGGAGAAACACAGCGCGACGGCCACCGCGCAAAAGCCGAGCAAGCCGAACGCCGGCGTCGGGACGCCAAGAACCGCGGCATACGTCGTGCTGCGAAGGCGTTCGCAGCCGCCACCGCCGCCGCAAAAGACGGCTGCGGGCCGTACGTAATCGACGAGCAAGAGCGCGCTCGCGACGATGCCCGCCAGGCATGCGGCAGCGGAAAAACCAACGGAAAGGTGGCCTCTGCCCTGAGGCGCCACGGGCTCGGGTCCAGGATCGGGCATGCCCATTTGGTGCCAGAGCGTGGGCGCCTGGTCAAACCGTTTGCGCCCCGGGGCCGAACCTCCGAGACTGCCGGGCCTTATGCCGCGTCACCTGCCCAGTCGGGCCGAAATCCTCGCCATCTTCAAAGAGCGCCGCGAGCTCACGGTGGAGGAAGCCGCAACCGCGCTTTCGCAACCCAAGACCAGCGAACAAGGTCTCTTGCGCATGCTCGACGACCTCGTCCTAAGCGGCGAGCTGGAAGCCGACGACCGGGCGCGGTTTGCGTGGCCCGGCACCCGCAAACCTGAGCCGCTGAACCTCACCGCCGCGGAGCGCTCCCCCGCGGAGCGTGACGAGCGCATCCGGTCGAAGCCCCAAGCACCAAGGGAAGCGCCGCGCGGAGGCCGCCAGGAGCGAGGCGAGCGCGAAAGCGCCGACCGGCGCGGCGGCGCCGCGCAGAACCACGGAAAGAAGGGGCTGCCACCTTCGCGCAAGGAGCGGCGAGGTGAGGCGGCGCGACGCCACGAAGAGCCCAAGCCGTCCTCGCTCCCCGTGGCGCCAAGCGGCACCGGGCGGCGGCCCGACGGCCCCGTTCGCGTGGCGAGCGGCGACGAGCGCGAGGGCAACCTCTCGATCGCGGCCCGCGGCTTCGGCTTCGTGTCAGGCATCGGCCCCGCCGGTGAAGACGTGTACATCCCCAAAGAAGCCATTTTGGGCGGTATGCACGGCGATCGCGTCAAGGTGCTCGTGGCCAAGCGCTCGGCGCGCGGCTTCGAGGGCGCCGTCACGGAGGTCGTCGAACGAAAGGCGCGGCGCGTCGCGGGCACGTTGCGGAGGCGCGGCAAGAGCGCGTGGCTCGAGCCCGACGACGCGCGCATGCGCGGGCCCATTCCGCTCGCCAGCGACCTCGACACGCGCGGCGCCGAAGGCAACAGCGGCAACGACGGTGACGCCGTCGTCATCTCCATCACGCGCTACCCCGAGCTCCCCGACGAGCTCCCGGAGGGAAAACTCGAAGCGGTCCTCGGTCGCCCCGGCGAGCTCACCGTGGAGGTCGCGAAGATCCTCGTCCGCGAGCAGATCGAAGAGGTTCACTCGGAGAAGGCCTTCAAGGAGGCCGAGGCCTACGGCCTCGAAGTGCCAAAGGAGATGCTCGAAGGTCGCGAGGATCTCACCCATCTTCCGCTGCCGACCATCGATCCGGAAGACGCACGCGATCACGACGACGCCGTGTGGGTCGAGCGAACGCCGCGCGGCGGCTACCGCGCCTACATCGCCATCGCCGACGTGAGCTCTTACGTCGTGCCGGGCACGAAGATCGACGCCGAAGCGCTCCTCCGCGGCTGCAGCATCTACCTGCCAGACCGCGCCATTCCGATGCTTCCCAGGCCGCTGTCGTCGAACTTGTGCTCGCTCTTGCCCGACGTGATTCGCCTTTGCCTCTGCGTCGACGCGGAGATCGACGCGGCGGGCAACGTCGTCCGTTCGCGTCTCGTGCGCGGCTTCATGAAGAGCCAAGCGAAGCTCAGCTATGGAAGCGTCGCCCGCGCCCTCGGGTTGAGCGACGCGCCGCCGCGCAACGAAAAGGCCGAGGCGCTCGTCCCCGGTCTCACGGTCGCGCTCGAGCTGTCGAAGATCTTGCGGCAGCGCCGCATGAAGCGCGGCGCCCTCGACCTCGATCTGCCGGAAGCGAAGATCGTCCTCGGCGAAGACGGCAACCCGACGGCCATCGGCCGGCGCGCCGACGATCAAGGCGTGCGCAAGGCCTACCAGCTCATCGAGGAGCTGATGCTCCTCGCCAACGAGGTCGTCGCGCGGTTCTTCCAGGAGAAGAACATCCCAACGGTCTACCGCGTCCATGCGCCGCCCGACGGCGAGAAGCTCGATCGCTTCGCCGGTGTGTGCGAGCTCTTCGGCGTCCCTTTCGACGCCGAGGATGCGCAAGACCCGAAGAAGCTGAGCCAACTCCTTAAAGATCTCGAAGACCATCCGCAGGCGAACGTCCTTCGCATGCTGCTCTTGCGCTCCCTTAAGCAGGCGACCTACGACATCGCGAACATCGGCCACTTCGGCCTCGCGTCGAAGGCCTACCTCCATTTCACCTCGCCCATTCGCCGCTACCCCGACTTGCTCGTCCACCGGTCCACGCACGCCGTGGTCCAAGGCAAACGTCGGCCGCCGTCGGACGACGAGAAGCTCGCCGAAGCGGCGCGCGTGTCGTCGGAGAACGAGCGCCGCGCCATGGAGATTGAGCGGGAGGTCGTCGACATCTACCGCTGCGTCTTCATGCGCGACCGCATCGGCGAGCGCTACGAGGGCACCGTCACGGCGCTCGTCGGGACCGGCGCCTACGTGCAGCTCGACGATCCCTTCGTCGACATCATGCTTCGCTTCGAAGACACCGGTGAGCGTTACGAGATCGACGAAGCGGGACTTACGGCCGTGGCCGAACGAAGCCGCGACGTGATTCGCCTCGGAGAGCGGGTGCTCGTTGAGATCGTCGACTGCGTCATCACGCGCCGCACCGTCTACGGAAAGCGCGTCGGCGTTGAGTCGAAGGGCGCGAAGAAGAAGGATCGCGTCTTCGACAAGGGGCGCGACAAGAGCAAGAACCACCGCGATCGTTCGGCGCGCGGGGCGTCGCCGGCGCCGGCAACCGGCAAGTCGGATCGATCGGGCAAGAAGGGCAAGAAGAAGGGGAAGTAGGCGCGCGCGCGGCAAAGGCCGCGTAGACGCGATCGATCGGAAAAAGGTCGCGTTAAGATCGCGACGCGCGGCCCGAACTCCCTGCCTTTCACGCCGGGCGCGATCGTTGCTTTCGCGGCCGCATGCCTTCACACCGCGCGCACTTCGCTCACGCCCTGCTCTTCGCCGTCACGGGTGCTTCCCTGACGGCGCTGGGTTGCTCGGCCACCGACGCCGGCACGTCAGCTCAGACCCCTGCTGCTGTTGCCGACGGCGGCGCCACCCAGACCGCCGCCGTCGTCTCGCCCTTCGCGACGCGGCCGGGGCGCGCCGAGAAGGTGGCGCGCATGAAGGTCGCCCGCGACGGGCACACGGCGACCTTGTTGCCAAACGGGAAGGTCCTGGTCATCGGCGGAGAGCGCATCAGCTCGCGCGCGCAGCTCGCCAGCGTCGAGCTGTACGATCCCGACACCAACGCGTGGACGTCGCTGGCTTCGCTGCCGAAGCCGCGCGGCGCCCACACAGCCACGCTCCTCGCGAGCGGCAAGGTGCTCGTGGTGGGCGGCGGCGTCCTCAACGCCATCGGTGTGCCGTCTGGCGAGGAGGTCCACCAGGACGCGTTGCTCGTTGACCCCGAGACCGGTGAAGCGAAGCCCGTCGGCGCCCCGCGCGCGGCGAGGCACGGGCACCAAGCGGCGTTGCTCCCGTCCGGAAAGGTGCTGCTCGTCGGCGGCGGCGGCTCGGGCTCGACGCCGAAGGAGGCGAAGGGCGCCGGCGGTGTTATCCCCTTCGCGACGGCGCTCGCCGACGCGGAGGTCTTCGACCCCGCCAGCGAGACGTTCACGAGCGTTGGCCCGATGGCCGAAGCTCGCTACGCGTTCACGTTGGTGGCGCTCGCCGACGGACGCGTTGTCGCCGCCGGAGGCGCCGGCGACGGCGATCCCGAATCGCTCGCCACCGCCGAGGTCTTCGACGAGACGAAGGGCACCTTCGCGCCCGCGGGCGAGTTCAAGGGCGCCGACCGACTCCATCACGCGGCCACGCGGCTCGCCGACGGGAGAGTCCTCGTGTTCGGCGGCAAGAAGGCCAACCGGTTCATGCTGCAAGACACGCAGATCTGGGACCCGACGAGCGGTCAATGGACGCTCGGGCCAACGGCGGGGCCCGCGCGAACCGTCGCGACGCTTGTGCCACTCCAAGAAGGTGGCGCGCTCGTCTTTGGCGGCCTCTCCTGCGACAACGACGGTTGCACGGCCCCGACCTCGGTCCAGGTGTGGAGCGACAAGGGCGCGACGAGGGTCTTCGAGCTCTCCGAGGCGCGTAGCCTTGCAACGGCGACGGTGCTGAAGGACGGCTCGACGCTCATCGTCGGCGGGTACGGCGCGACGGGTGACTCACTGACGAGCGCTGAACGCCTGATGCCTTAGGCGCGGTTCGCCTTCCGAGAAACGTCACCCGCGGGTGTAAGCCGAGTCGGACGCGCGCCGTTTGGAGGGGGGTGGGCGTGGCCATCGAGACTCAGGGCTGCGGCAGGAATGCCTCTCCACGGTCCCGGGTTCCTTCCACGCCGCAGGTTTTCTCGGTGATTCGCGTGTCTCCCCCTTTGGCACGCCTAGTGCTCGCGGAGTCCTTCATGAGCTTCACTCTTCTCTTTCGTTCCACCGCAGACGTCGACTCGCCCCATTGGCGCGAGGTCGTCGTTCAGCCCCTCGACGAGGAAGCTGCGCCGGACACGGTCCGCTCCTACGGACTGCCCGACATCGCGCCCAGCGAGCGGGGCTCTCCGTCGCTTTCGGACGAGGAGCCAGCCACGCTCCGAGCCGATGAAATCCGCGCCATTGCACCGCGGAGCGAGCGCACGTTTGATCCCGCCCACTACGTGCTCGAGGTGGACCAAGTTGCCCAGCCACCGCGTCCGGCGTCCGGCGCCGTTGCGGCTTCGAGCGTTGATGCCGGCCCAGACGCGCCCCACGGCTCCGGTGACCGTCTTCGCGATCTCGTGCAGCGCCTGAGCGATGCCGTCGAGCGACTCGTCGCGGCCTGAGCTGCGAGGCTGACTGCGTTCCGCTCGCCGGACGCGGTTCCTGATAGAAGGAGGCGCGTGAAGACGCTCTCCGACATCGCGTGGGACACCTGGGTCCCAAAAGACGTGGCCGTCCTCTTGTTCGTCATGCGTGGCGGAGAGGCGCTCCTGATTCGAAAGAAGCGCGGTCTCGGCGCTGGCAAGATCAACGCTCCCGGAGGGCGGATTGAGCCGGGAGAAACGCCGGAGCAAGCGGCCATTCGAGAGACGCAAGAAGAGGTCGGCGTCACGCCCAGTGAGCCGCGGCGCCGCGGCCACCTGCGTTTCCAGTTCGTCGATGGCTACTCTGTCGAGTGTTATGTCTTCTCGGCAGACGCGTGCGAAGGGACGGTGCGCGAGACAGACGAAGCCGTTCCGCTGTGGACCCCGCTTGATGCGCTCCCCTACGAGGAGATGTGGAGCGACGACCGCCTCTGGCTTCCGATGATGCTCGCGGGACGGCCCTTCCGGGGGCGCTTCCTCTTCGAGGGCGACACGATGCTCGACCACGAGCTCTTGGACGAGGGTGATGCGGGCCGATAGCGACGCCGTCGTCGGCGGGCCTGCTGCGAGGCGTGGTCAGCGGTTGGTCACCTCAAGGAAGAAGCTCGAGCTCATGTAGACGTCGGCGCTGTCTGGGTTGCCGGCGTTCTTCAGCAGGCGCACCGATTCACGGTCGACGCGCACGAGCGAGCCGGTGTCGTCATAGGGGAGCGTCCCGATCACGGTGCCGTTCGCGAGCGCTTCGATGCTTGTTGCGTAGTACCCATATTCGAGGGGCGTGCTGGTGCCGGCGCCGGCGCACCCGAAGCAGGTGACGTTCGACGGTTCGCTCTCGCAGGGAAACGTTTGGATCGTCTCCTTCGGTGACGGGTCCGGCGCCTGATCGGGGAGCTGCACCCGCTTGCTCTTCACGCGAATCGTGTCGGCGCCGGAGGCGGCGCAGCTCAGCGAATCACCGGTCGACTTGGCCTTGAGTCCCCAGGCGGTGCGCCGATGGCTAGCGCCTGGTGTCACCACGAACGCGAGACTCGCGTCGCCTCGTGAGAGGTCGACGACCTGCGAGCGCGTCGCGCTGAAATCGACCTCACCAGACGGCTCCGTGATGACCATGGTGATCGAGTACTTCCCCGTCATGGCGCTGGCCGTACCCTTCACGAGCGACCCGTCGGCGGTGCGCTGCTCAGCTTCGTCGCCGGACGTCTGCAAACGCAGGGTCGCCTTTCCGGCGTTGCAGTCGAAGACCGTGACAAAGGCGTCGCCGTTGCGCGTGTCGGAGGCCGAGATGGCGCTCGCGTGCACTTTGAGCTTCGAATAGTTGGCGGGACACTGGTCCTTCGCGCCGTCGGCTTTCTGGATCTTCCAAGTGAGCGAGAGGGAGCGAAACGTGGGGGACTGCGCTGCCTCGCCGGACGCAGCGACGGCGCCCGCGCGGTCCGACGCAGGGTCGGCGCCCGTTGGGCCATCGTCGCTCGCAGCAGAGGGAGGCGGCGGGTCATCGACTTCGACCACACAGGCGCTGAGGGCAGCGAGAGAGACAAGGGCAAGGCTTCGCAACGTCGGGATGACAATGGGCATGGCGGCGGTGGTGCAACGGCCGCGCCGACGCCGGCGGCCCGCAAGGCTCTGAAAACTGTGGGGTCGCGAGGGTTCGAGGTGCCGTGACCGTGACCGTGACCCGCCGCCGCCGCTCTCAGAACTCCACCGGCCAGCGGGACCGCTGGTATCCTTCCTCGGCATGCCCGCCGACCTCTCGCGCCTTGATCGCACCGTCGGGCGCTACCTGTTGTTCGGGCAGTTTGGTGCCGGTGGCATGGCGAGGGTCCACTTGGGGCGCCTCGTCGGGCCGGCAGGCTTTTCGCGGCTCGTCGCCATCAAGCGCATGCACCCGCACCTCGTCAAGGAGCGCGCTTTCGTCGACGCGTTCCTCGACGAAGCCCGCATCGCCGCGCGCATTCACCATCCCAATGTCGTGGCCACGCACGACGTCGCGATCGACGGCGATGAAGTGCTGCTGGTCATGGACTACGTCCACGGTCGGGCGTTGTCGCAACTCGTGGCGGGGCCCGACGACGCCGCCCGGCGCGTGCCGGCAGGGGTAGCCGTCACCATCGCCGTCGACATTCTGCATGGCCTTCATGCGGCCCACTCGGCCCGCGACGAACGGGGCAAGCCGCTCGGGCTCGTCCATCGCGACGTCTCGCCGCAGAACGTGCTTGTTGGCGTCGATGGTGTCGCGCGCGTCCTCGACTTCGGCATCGCCAAGGCCTTCGGTCGTCTCGCGGCGACCACGAACGGCGACGTCAAAGGCAAGCTGGCCTACATGGCCCCGGAGCGACTCCTCGATGACACGGCGACGGCAAGCGTCGACATCTACGGCGCCGCCATCGTCATCTGGGAAATGCTCGCAGGCGAGCGCTACTTCGGACAAGCGTCGGATCCGTCGCTGCTGCCAAAGGTCATGGAGCCAACGTACCGACCCTTGCCCGGCGGAGACCTCGGCGCCCTCGACGCGCCCCTCCAGAAGGCGCTGCAGCGCCAAGCCTCGCAACGCTTCGCCACGGCGAACGCCTTCGCGGAAGCCCTCGAGGGCGCGTTCAAGGCGGCGTCGCGAACGGAGGTCGCCGCTTGGGTCGAGTCGGTGGCGGGCGTCGAGCTCAGCCAACGCAGTGAGCTCATCGAGGAAATCGAACGAAGCTCGGTCCCATCGATGCCCGCCGCAGGCGAGGCGGCAGCGCCGCCCCTTGCGAGCTCGTCTCGGGATGCCGAGGCGACGCGCGCGGAGCGACCCGTTCAAGATGCGCCTCCAGGCGCGAGCGCCGGTGGACGCCGCGAAGAGACAAACCAAGCCGTCGTGACCCACGCCAAAGGGCCTGAACGCACGGAACGGAGCCCTCGTCGCACGGTGATGGCGGCCGTGCTCTTGGCCGCCGGAGTCATTCTTGGCGTGGGGGCTTCGATGAGCTTCGGCCCCGGCGCGCGGGCCGTCGAGGCAACCACTCCCACGTCACCGCCCGCCGTCGGGCAAGCGACGACGACGACACCGTCGCCGACTGGCGTTGCCCCGACGCAAGAACCGGACGCCTTGCCGCGAACGACCGCGCCGAGCAGCGCCGCCACGACGACGGGAACGCATCGTCCGGCGCCGCCTCAGAGCGCGGCAGCGCCAGTCCTGCTGTCGACGGACGCCGGCACGACGCGTCCTGACGCGAGCCGGCCTGCCGACTTGGACACGCCGTCGGACCGCAAGTGAAGCGCCACGTCTTCGTCGCCCTGTTTGCAGCGCTCGTGATCGCGACGACGCCGGCCGGCGCCAACAACACAGCGGCCGCACAGGCGCTCTTCGAAGAAGGCCGCGCGTTGATGGGCAAGGGTGACTTCATCGCAGCTTGCGCCAAGCTCGAGGGCAGTCAGAAGCTCGATCCGGGACCGGGCACCGAATACAACCTCGCCGTTTGCTACGACAAGAGCGGCCGCAGCGCGAGCGCGTGGGCGACCTACCTGAGCGCCGCCGCGGCCTACAAGGCGACGGCGCGCCCCGAGTGGGAGGCGAAGGCCCGCACCCGCGCCGCCGCGCTCGCCGGCAACCTGAGCCGCCTCACGATCCTCGCAGCGGCGGGCCATGAGGCCGATACGCGAGTGACGCGCGACGGAGTTGCCCTCGTGGCTTCGGAGCTGGGAGCTGCGATTCCCGTCGACCCGGGCCCCCACCTCGTCGAGGCGACGTCGCGACGCGGCGAGAGGTGGCGCCAGAGCGTGGATGTTCCCGCGGGGCAGACGGTGTCGGTCAACGTTACGTTCGGCGAAGCGCCGAGCAGCGACGACACGACCGGGGCTTCATCGGAAGAGCCGGCCGCGCGCTCCCCGCAGCGCACTTGGGCCTTCGTCCTCGGCGGCGTCGGCGTCGCGGGCGTCGCTGCCGGCGCGATCACCGGGCTCGTCGCGATATCGGAAAACGGCACCGCCAAAGCGAAGTGTCCCGTCGACGGACCGTGTGCGGACCAAGACGCGCTGCGCGCCAACGACGCCGCGCGCTCGTGGGCCACGGCCTCGACGGCAACGTTCTCCGTCGGCGGCGCGCTCCTCGCGACGGGCGTCATCCTGTGGGCAACAGCGGCAAGCCCAACGGGGGCGCGCGTCACCCCGACGCTCGGCCTTGGCCGCGTCGGTGCGGTGGTCCGATGGTGACGGCGCGACGCGCGCTGGCTCTTCTCTTGGCCGCACTCCTGCCGGCCTGCGGTCTCTTGATCGGCATCAACGACCTGGAGGCGGTGCCGGCAAGCGGCGCCGACTCGGGGCGCAATGAAACGGGCGCCGACGACGGCACCGTCGGAGACACGGGCACCGAGGACGCGTCGGACGCCGGAATCGACGTCGGCGATGACGCTGCGCGCCGCTGCGATGCCGCGGCCGACCCTGAGAACTGCGGCCGCTGCGGCCACTCGTGTCTCGGTGGCCAGTGCCGCGACGGCCAGTGTGAAGCGACGGCGCTCGCGAACGGCCAGGGCCCCGTCTCAGCGGTGGCACTCAGCGCGACTCACGTGTACTTTACAGCCATAAGCACCAACCTCGTGGCCCGGGTCCCGAAGGACGGCGGCGCCGTCGAGCCCCTCGCCACGGCGCCGCACGTCGCGGTGCCAAAGCGCATCGTTGCAACGGACACGCACTTCTACTGGGCCAACGGCGACCTGCCCGGCTGGGTCTCGCGATGTCCGCTGGCCGGCTGCGGTGCCGCTCCCGAGGTCTTCTCCCAAAACGGGGCAGAAGCGACGGGCCTCACCGTCGACGGAAGTCACGCCTACTGGACCGACAGCAACGGAGATCAGATCCGTCGGAGGCCCCTCGACGGCGGCGCAGAGCAGACCGTCGTCGACGTCGCCGGGGGTCGCCCGATGGCCCTCGCGGGCGGCGCACCGAACGCCTTCTGGATCGTCGACTTCTCCGCGAGCGTCTTCCGTTCCGAGAGCGACGGCGGGAAGACGCTCATCGGAAAGACGGGAACCTCGGGCCGCGAGGTGGCCCTCGATGACACCTGGGTGTACTGGGCCGTGGCCAACGACGTCGGC
This genomic interval carries:
- a CDS encoding thioredoxin domain-containing protein; translated protein: MPDPGPEPVAPQGRGHLSVGFSAAACLAGIVASALLLVDYVRPAAVFCGGGGGCERLRSTTYAAVLGVPTPAFGLLGFCAVAVALCFSGPRARLVQLALAALGAVVATFLLAVQLRLSVFCRYCLVADIGCLVLLVGSVFRYRLGVDATFRFAVPTLGGSFVLAAAIPMGVGFTRPLPPPEAQGPVPELVKREIASAPPGVVTVIDFVDFECPFCRMTHEGFAPVLERHKGRVRVIRKQVPLTRIHPRSMDAALAACCGEKLGKGAEMAEALFSTPPDDLTREGCEKLATKLSLPPAEFRSCFDDPSTRARVDREIAEFKEAGGRGLPTIWIGAERFVGAQDPAHLEAAIRRASGG
- a CDS encoding VacB/RNase II family 3'-5' exoribonuclease; translation: MLDDLVLSGELEADDRARFAWPGTRKPEPLNLTAAERSPAERDERIRSKPQAPREAPRGGRQERGERESADRRGGAAQNHGKKGLPPSRKERRGEAARRHEEPKPSSLPVAPSGTGRRPDGPVRVASGDEREGNLSIAARGFGFVSGIGPAGEDVYIPKEAILGGMHGDRVKVLVAKRSARGFEGAVTEVVERKARRVAGTLRRRGKSAWLEPDDARMRGPIPLASDLDTRGAEGNSGNDGDAVVISITRYPELPDELPEGKLEAVLGRPGELTVEVAKILVREQIEEVHSEKAFKEAEAYGLEVPKEMLEGREDLTHLPLPTIDPEDARDHDDAVWVERTPRGGYRAYIAIADVSSYVVPGTKIDAEALLRGCSIYLPDRAIPMLPRPLSSNLCSLLPDVIRLCLCVDAEIDAAGNVVRSRLVRGFMKSQAKLSYGSVARALGLSDAPPRNEKAEALVPGLTVALELSKILRQRRMKRGALDLDLPEAKIVLGEDGNPTAIGRRADDQGVRKAYQLIEELMLLANEVVARFFQEKNIPTVYRVHAPPDGEKLDRFAGVCELFGVPFDAEDAQDPKKLSQLLKDLEDHPQANVLRMLLLRSLKQATYDIANIGHFGLASKAYLHFTSPIRRYPDLLVHRSTHAVVQGKRRPPSDDEKLAEAARVSSENERRAMEIEREVVDIYRCVFMRDRIGERYEGTVTALVGTGAYVQLDDPFVDIMLRFEDTGERYEIDEAGLTAVAERSRDVIRLGERVLVEIVDCVITRRTVYGKRVGVESKGAKKKDRVFDKGRDKSKNHRDRSARGASPAPATGKSDRSGKKGKKKGK
- a CDS encoding 8-oxo-dGTP diphosphatase is translated as MKTLSDIAWDTWVPKDVAVLLFVMRGGEALLIRKKRGLGAGKINAPGGRIEPGETPEQAAIRETQEEVGVTPSEPRRRGHLRFQFVDGYSVECYVFSADACEGTVRETDEAVPLWTPLDALPYEEMWSDDRLWLPMMLAGRPFRGRFLFEGDTMLDHELLDEGDAGR
- a CDS encoding protein kinase; translated protein: MPADLSRLDRTVGRYLLFGQFGAGGMARVHLGRLVGPAGFSRLVAIKRMHPHLVKERAFVDAFLDEARIAARIHHPNVVATHDVAIDGDEVLLVMDYVHGRALSQLVAGPDDAARRVPAGVAVTIAVDILHGLHAAHSARDERGKPLGLVHRDVSPQNVLVGVDGVARVLDFGIAKAFGRLAATTNGDVKGKLAYMAPERLLDDTATASVDIYGAAIVIWEMLAGERYFGQASDPSLLPKVMEPTYRPLPGGDLGALDAPLQKALQRQASQRFATANAFAEALEGAFKAASRTEVAAWVESVAGVELSQRSELIEEIERSSVPSMPAAGEAAAPPLASSSRDAEATRAERPVQDAPPGASAGGRREETNQAVVTHAKGPERTERSPRRTVMAAVLLAAGVILGVGASMSFGPGARAVEATTPTSPPAVGQATTTTPSPTGVAPTQEPDALPRTTAPSSAATTTGTHRPAPPQSAAAPVLLSTDAGTTRPDASRPADLDTPSDRK